Proteins encoded by one window of Heliangelus exortis chromosome 5, bHelExo1.hap1, whole genome shotgun sequence:
- the RHOV gene encoding rho-related GTP-binding protein RhoV — MPPQELLDYSPTLRRHSPSRGSGPELGIKCVLVGDGAVGKTSLVVSYTTNGYPDEYQPTALDTFSVQVLVDGAPVRIQLWDTAGQEDFDCLRSLCYPDTDVFLVCFSVVNPSSFQNITEKWIPEIRTHNPRAPVLLVGTQADLRDDVNVLISLDRYHVKPVPRPQAEGLADKIRAEAYLECSALTQKNLKEVFDMAIVSGVEHKARQEKKMTAKGIKTLSKCRWKKFFCFV, encoded by the exons ATGCCTCCCCAAGAGCTTCTGGACTACTCGCCCACCTTGCGGAGACACAGCCCCTCCCGGGGCAGCGGCCCGGAGCTGGGCATCAAGTGCGTGCTGGTGGGCGATGGCGCCGTCGGCAAAACCAGCCTGGTCGTCAGCTACACCACCAACGGGTACCCCGACGAGTACCAACCCACCGCCCTCGACACCTTCTCCG TGCAGGTCCTGGTGGATGGAGCCCCAGTCCGGATCCAGCTATGGGACACTGCTGGACAG GAGGACTTCGACTGTTTGCGTTCGCTTTGTTACCCGGACACCGACGTCTTCCTTGTCTGCTTCAGCGTGGTaaaccccagctccttccaaaACATTACAGAGAAATGGATTCCTGAGATACGAACTCACAACCCCCGGGCACCTGTGCTCTTAGTGGGGACACAGGCAGACTTGAGGGACGATGTCAATGTCCTCATCAGCCTGGATCGCTACCACGTGAAGCCTGTGCCCCGGCCTCAGGCAGAAGGTCTAGCTGACAAAATCCGTGCTGAAGCCTACCTGGAGTGCTCAGCACTGACCCAAAAGAACCTCAAAGAAGTTTTTGACATGGCCATCGTCAGCGGTGTTGAGCACAAAGCAaggcaggaaaagaagatgACTGCCAAAGGCATCAAAACTCTCTCCAAGTGCCGCTGGAAGAAGTTCTTTTGCTTTGTCTGA